In a genomic window of Vicia villosa cultivar HV-30 ecotype Madison, WI unplaced genomic scaffold, Vvil1.0 ctg.003318F_1_1, whole genome shotgun sequence:
- the LOC131640789 gene encoding uncharacterized protein LOC131640789: MSQSSPSKKSSPPSGTASGSRAPNVVSDQDVVLNVVPLNTVPATDPDDVETSVDNNDETPGAKDVETSEAINVETSGTKDAEVLEPEKAEEVPVAPSKETLNEGPTVHDVVNLDDLDDSIDIADDELISSISHRVKTRKGKQVCDQDFSKPQVTHQKKVTIKKIKKVLAEPSTTGSKIDVKKRKERSVSAPEDDVLSDVPDIPSKKKIAVTKSSTKEFIVNLSQDCGDGRTDDFDKVYVRRKCIDFSPAVINLYLGRDVEAQPELEVTDNEVCNVITGGKVKKWPIKSKLSTSLLNGRYALLHKIGAANWVPTNHTSTIAVGLGKFIYAVGTKTKFDYGTYIFDQTMRHAGTSATKLPIAFPSLICGIILKQHPRILKSKDSVCKTESALSFHYKLLQRSNDMTSAGTSQPSKSVNKALLIAELKETCKELDNRKMKLEKLIQSLEQSTDDDLVGGRDGDNMDEDKGADSGAEEEAEDGEGSEDTGSSDADEETSSSSDDNTGGSSDEDNDGSDD; this comes from the exons TGTTGTGCCATTGAACACTGTTCCTGCTACCGATCCT gatgatgttgagacatctgttgaTAACAATGATGAGACCCCTGGTGccaaagatgttgagacatctgaagctatcaatgttgaaaCATCTGGTACTAAAGATGCTGAGGTTCTTGAACCTGAGAAAGCTGaagaggttcctgttgctccttctaaagaaactcttaatgaaggcCCTACTGTGCATGATGTGGTGAATCTGGATGATCTGGATGATTCTATTGACATTGCTGATGATGAGCTCATCTCTAGCATCTCTCATAGAGTCAAGACTCGTAAGGGCAAACAGGTTTGTGATCAAGATTTCTCCAAACCTCAAGTTACTCATCAAAAGAAGGTCACTATAAAGAAGATCAAGAAGGTCCTTGCTGAACCTTCAACCACTGGGAGCAAGATTgatgtgaagaagaggaaggaaagaagtgTTTCTGCCCCTGAAGACGATGTcttaagtgatgtccctgacatcccatcaaagaagaagattgctgtcaCAAAATCCTCCACAAAG gaATTTATTGTGAATTTGTCTCAAGATTGTGGTGATGGAAGAACTGATGATTTTGATAAGGTGTATGTTAGAAGAAAGTGTATAGATTTTTCCCCTGCTGTTATCAACCTATATCTAGGTAGAGATGTtgaggctcaacctgagcttgaagtaactgaCAATGAAGTATGCAATGTTATCACTGGTGGTAAGGTCAAGAAATGGCCCATAAAGAGTAAATTGTCTACTAGTCTTTTGAATGGCAGGTATGCCTTGCTGCACAAAATTGGTGCTGCAAACTGGGTGCCTACCAATCACACttctaccattgctgttggccTAGGTAAATTCATTTATGCAGTGGGAACCAAGACAAAATTTGACTATGGGACCTACATATTTGATCAAACTATGAGGCATGCTGGTACCTCTGCTACCAAGCTCCCCATTGCATTCCCATCCCTGATATGTGGGATAATCCTCAAGCAACACCCTAGAATTCTGAAAAGTAAAGATTCTGTATGTAAAACGGAGAGTGCTTTGtcttttcactacaagctgctcCAGAGGTCTAATGACAtgacatctgctgggacatcacaACCCAGCAAGTCTGTGAACAAAGCCCTTCTTATTGCTGAGCTGAAAGAGACTTGTAAGGAGTTGGACAAcaggaagatgaagcttgaaaaGCTCATCcaaagtcttgagcagtctaCAGATGATGATCTTGTTGGTGGAAGGGATGGTGACAATATGGATGAAGATAAAGGTGCTGATAGTGGGGCTGAGGAAGAGGCTGAGGATGGTGAGGGCTCTGAGGATACTGGGAGTAGTGATGCTGATGAAGAGACTAGTAGCTCAAGTGATGACAATACTGGTGGCTCTAGTGATGAAGACAATGATGGGTCTGATGATTAG